A window of the Oryzias melastigma strain HK-1 linkage group LG11, ASM292280v2, whole genome shotgun sequence genome harbors these coding sequences:
- the rpl15 gene encoding 60S ribosomal protein L15, translating into MGAYRYMQELWRKKQSDVMRFLLRVRCWQYRQLSNLHRAPRPTRPDKARRLGYKAKQGYVIYRIRVRRGGRKRPVPKGATYGKPVHHGVNQLKFARSLQSIAEERAGRHCGALRVLNSYWVGEDSTYKFFEVILIDPFHKAVRRNPDTQWITKAVHKHREMRGLTSAGKKSRGLGKGHKFHLTIGGSRRAAWKRRNTLQLHRYR; encoded by the exons ATGGGCGCATATAGATATATGCAGGAGTTATGGAGGAAGAAGCAGTCTGATGTGATGCGCTTCCTCCTCCGTGTCCGCTGCTGGCAGTACCGGCAGCTGTCCAACCTCCACCGTGCCCCCAGACCCACGAGGCCCGACAAGGCCCGCCGTCTGGGTTACAAGGCCAAGCAGG GCTACGTCATCTACCGCATCCGTGTGCGCCGTGGAGGCCGCAAGCGCCCCGTTCCCAAAGGTGCCACGTACGGCAAGCCAGTGCACCACGGTGTGAACCAGCTCAAGTTTGCTCGCAGCCTCCAGTCCATTGCtgag GAGCGTGCCGGTCGCCACTGCGGCGCCCTGCGAGTGCTCAACTCCTACTGGGTCGGGGAGGACTCCACCTACAAGTTCTTTGAGGTGATCCTGATCGACCCCTTCCACAAGGCCGTCAGACGCAACCCGGACACCCAGTGGATCACAAAGGCCGTGCACAAGCACAGGGAGATGCGCGGGCTGACGTCTGCAGGAAAGAAGAGCCGAGGTCTGGGCAAGGGCCACAAGTTCCACCTGACCATCGGAGGCTCCCGCCGCGCCGCCTGGAAGAGGCGCAACACCCTGCAGCTGCACCGTTATCGTTAG